DNA from Pelobacter propionicus DSM 2379:
AAAACATGGGGGTGCCCAGAAGATACGCCAGGAGAAGCATGAAATAGCCGGCAAGAAAGAGAAGTGCGACCCAAAACGACATCCTGGCACGGCGTTTCCCCTGGGAAGCGGCGGGCAGCAAAACCGAGAAGGCGCAACCGGCCACAAGAAAACTGATGGCGGTGATGGGCGACATGTTGTCCAGAGGCGTCTGGGTGACGCCCACAGGCGGGCGGGCGGCAGGGAGTTGAAAACCGGAATACCAACCATGGGGAAAACAGAGCGAAAGCAGGGCTACCAATGCCCCACAGAGCAGCATGGCGGCCAGACAGACCCGCGCCACACGGTGCTCCCGCCCCTGGCCGGCGATGAGGAAAGCGGCGCCTGCGTACAGAAGGGACGCAAGAACCGTACTGGGGGCCATGAGGATCAGGGGGTGCCCCTGGCTGGGAACGCGGGGGATGCCCAGCTCCAGCGCCAGCCAAACCATGAGGGCGACAGCGGCCGCAGCCGAGCAGCAGATCCGCGCCACTGTCCGGTAGCGCTCACTATCGTTCTTCAACTTCTCGGGCATCGGTTTCTCGCTTCCGTTGGCGCCGGGGAAGATCGCGGAGTTTCAGCGGCAGGGTGAGCGGAGCGAGTAGCCTCTCCTCACAAGCCGATACATAACAATACACTAAGAAAACTCGACTACAAGCAGGCCGGACCTGGACGCGAGGGGACTGCGCTTTGCCGGGCAGCCCCCCTGTTCCCAATGGTTGATCTGGACCGAGTCCTGTCGTATAACCATAAGCCATGGGTAGTATCGCGGTTTCATCATCCAAAAAAACGAGGAGTTGTCATGCTGAGAAGATGTGTCGTTGTGCTTTTTGCACTGCTGTTGTCGGCCAGCGTTGCCCTGGCGGAGGGAAAGGACAATCCGCTGCTGGTGATGGAAACCAGCCTGGGGAGCGTGAAGCTGGAACTGTTCCGCGACAAGGCGCCGCTGAGCGTCGCGAACTTTCTGGCCTACGTGGCCACCGGTTTTTACGACGGAACCATATTCCACCGGGTGATCCGGGGCTTCATGATCCAGGGGGGAGGATTCGATACGGAATTCAGAGAGAAGCCCACCCGGGCGCCCATCAGGAACGAGGCGGACAACGGACTCGAGAACAGGCGCGGAACCCTGGCCATGGCCCGCACTGCGGATCCGGGCAGCGCCACGTCCCAGTTCTTCATCAACCAGGTGGACAACCGGACTCTGAACCGCCCCTCTCCCGATGGTCATGGGTATGCCGTATTCGGCAGGGTTGTTGAAGGGATGGAGGTGATCGACAGGATCGCCAGGGTAAGGACCGGGTACCGCGGGGGATTTCAGGATGTGCCGCTGGAACGGGTGGAAATCAGGTCAATCAGGGTGATCAAATAATCGGGCGACGGTGCGCCGTCACCTGAAACACAGAGATGCCGGCTACGGCTGTCCGGTCGGGGGAGGAAGGGATGCACGAGAAAAACCGGAAGTCGTTTTTCACTGCCCTACTGAATTTCCTCCTCCCCCCCCACTGCCACGTCTGCGGGGAGTTCATCCCCCGGGCCGGCAGGCTGCACATCTGCAGCTCCTGCCGGGAGCGAATGCCA
Protein-coding regions in this window:
- a CDS encoding peptidylprolyl isomerase encodes the protein MLRRCVVVLFALLLSASVALAEGKDNPLLVMETSLGSVKLELFRDKAPLSVANFLAYVATGFYDGTIFHRVIRGFMIQGGGFDTEFREKPTRAPIRNEADNGLENRRGTLAMARTADPGSATSQFFINQVDNRTLNRPSPDGHGYAVFGRVVEGMEVIDRIARVRTGYRGGFQDVPLERVEIRSIRVIK